A single Phytohabitans houttuyneae DNA region contains:
- a CDS encoding PaaX family transcriptional regulator has protein sequence MLPDSQSTEVRPQTLLLTFLGRAVLGHDIAVFSGTYLTVMDRLGVSEQATRSTLSRMVSRQLLTRHRRGRKMYFGLTAQAEAVLTEGAQRLWKVGAVNRDADEHWTLLGFSLPESRRDERHLLRSRLRWAGFGPLRSGLWIAPGTVDVTELLPEQVREHVHVFHARAAEPAAIDQMMRDAYDLPAIAARYQRFLDHWGARRPHPAAGDDLTRQLWLVSEWLLILRDDPRIPVRHLPRDWPAEAAEALFHRCHERLSGPAQQILDEILDAVEIQEP, from the coding sequence ATGTTGCCGGACAGCCAATCCACCGAGGTGCGGCCACAGACCCTGCTGCTCACCTTTCTCGGCAGGGCGGTCCTCGGACACGACATCGCGGTGTTCTCCGGCACCTACCTGACCGTGATGGACCGGCTGGGCGTCTCCGAGCAGGCCACCCGCTCCACGTTGAGCCGCATGGTGAGCCGCCAGCTGCTGACGCGTCACCGCCGCGGGCGCAAGATGTACTTCGGGCTCACCGCGCAAGCCGAGGCGGTGCTGACCGAGGGCGCCCAGCGGCTGTGGAAGGTGGGCGCCGTCAACCGCGATGCCGACGAGCACTGGACGCTGCTCGGCTTTTCGCTGCCGGAGTCCCGCCGCGACGAGCGGCACCTGCTCCGATCCCGGTTGCGCTGGGCCGGCTTCGGCCCGCTGCGCAGCGGCCTCTGGATCGCGCCCGGCACCGTCGACGTCACCGAGCTGCTGCCCGAGCAGGTGCGCGAGCACGTCCACGTGTTCCACGCCCGGGCGGCGGAACCCGCCGCGATCGACCAGATGATGCGCGACGCGTACGACCTGCCGGCGATAGCCGCGCGATACCAGCGGTTTCTGGACCACTGGGGCGCGCGGCGGCCGCACCCGGCCGCGGGAGACGACCTGACCCGCCAGCTGTGGCTGGTCAGCGAGTGGCTGCTCATCCTGCGTGACGACCCGCGGATACCGGTGCGGCACCTTCCGCGGGACTGGCCGGCCGAGGCCGCCGAGGCGCTCTTCCACCGATGCCACGAGCGCCTCTCGGGGCCAGCCCAGCAGATCCTCGACGAGATCCTCGACGCGGTCGAAATCCAAGAGCCATAA
- a CDS encoding cellulose binding domain-containing protein gives MTSGTHTLQSGGRSRSYVLRLPDNYDNNRAYRLVFGFHWLGGNAGNVTSGNYYGLLPLSGNSTIFVAPEGLNNGWANSGGEDVVFVDNMIQTIQNALCVDTTQLFSLGFSYGGGMSYALACARSTVFRAVAIYSGGIISGCSGGTQPIAYLQAHGISDNVLSISGARTMRNTFARNNGCTAQNPPDPAAGSGTHTKVVYSGCSAAYPLIWYAFDGGHTPTPTDSGNRAWLPQETWSFFTQFQSNPTPGPSTPTPGPSTPTPGPTTPTPGPTTPTPGTGACRVTATVNAWNNGLTENLTVTNTGGAAVNGWSLVFTLPSGQSITSGWNASYSPASGQVTARNVSYNAAIAPNASITIGFQATHTGNTARPTSFTLNGAACTVA, from the coding sequence TTGACGAGCGGCACCCACACGCTGCAGAGCGGCGGCAGGAGCCGCAGCTACGTGCTCAGGCTCCCGGACAACTACGACAACAACCGCGCGTACCGCCTGGTCTTCGGGTTTCACTGGTTGGGCGGCAACGCCGGCAACGTGACGAGCGGAAACTACTACGGCCTGCTGCCGCTGTCGGGCAACAGCACGATCTTCGTCGCGCCCGAAGGTCTCAACAACGGTTGGGCCAACTCCGGCGGCGAGGATGTCGTTTTCGTCGACAACATGATCCAGACGATCCAGAACGCGCTCTGCGTCGACACGACCCAACTGTTCTCGCTCGGCTTCAGCTACGGCGGTGGCATGAGCTACGCGCTGGCCTGCGCCAGGTCCACCGTCTTCCGCGCGGTCGCCATCTACTCCGGCGGGATCATCAGCGGATGCAGCGGTGGCACCCAGCCCATCGCGTACCTGCAGGCGCACGGGATCAGCGACAACGTCCTGTCCATCTCCGGCGCGCGGACGATGCGCAACACGTTCGCCAGGAACAACGGCTGTACCGCACAGAACCCGCCCGATCCGGCGGCGGGCAGCGGCACGCACACCAAGGTCGTCTACTCCGGCTGCTCCGCCGCCTACCCGCTCATCTGGTACGCGTTCGACGGCGGCCACACCCCCACGCCGACCGACTCGGGCAACCGCGCCTGGCTGCCGCAGGAGACGTGGTCGTTCTTCACGCAGTTCCAAAGCAACCCGACGCCCGGACCCTCGACGCCCACGCCCGGACCCTCGACGCCCACGCCGGGGCCGACGACGCCCACCCCCGGACCCACCACGCCGACGCCAGGCACCGGGGCGTGCCGGGTGACGGCGACGGTAAACGCGTGGAACAACGGCCTCACGGAGAACCTCACCGTCACCAACACCGGCGGAGCCGCGGTCAACGGCTGGTCGCTGGTCTTCACCCTGCCCAGCGGGCAGAGCATCACCTCGGGCTGGAACGCCAGCTACTCGCCCGCCTCCGGCCAGGTGACCGCGCGGAACGTCTCCTACAACGCGGCCATCGCACCCAACGCCTCAATCACGATCGGCTTCCAGGCAACACACACAGGCAACACCGCCAGGCCGACGTCGTTCACCCTCAACGGAGCCGCATGCACCGTCGCCTGA
- a CDS encoding SMP-30/gluconolactonase/LRE family protein, translating to MSMNVLKTGAVIGATCLLLGAAPAGAGTIPATTLETPPGAPPGVCDAGTGWGPPLPGTTLSAQRVQSGFQFLEGPVWVADPGYLLVSDLGRASGAEQVQPSTIHRLVPPAAAETFVAGAGSNGLALSPDGQQIIAATHDNRTVSAFSLSDRARTVVAGSYQGRAFNSPNDVAVRADGVVYFTDPSFQRGRRPDQMGGRTGVFRVVNGQVDLVDDTVRQPNGIALSPDGSILYVGAFAENRIYAYQVRPDGSTGERTVFATIASPDGVTVDCAGNVYWVSHSAGRVHVFSPGGETLGTISSGLQATNAAFGGPDRRTLYITAGQSGNYGIYSIALAVPGYPY from the coding sequence ATGTCCATGAATGTCTTGAAGACGGGTGCCGTCATTGGCGCCACCTGCCTGCTGCTCGGCGCCGCGCCCGCGGGCGCCGGGACGATCCCCGCGACCACCCTCGAAACCCCGCCCGGGGCGCCGCCCGGAGTCTGCGACGCCGGCACCGGCTGGGGACCGCCGCTGCCCGGGACCACCCTCTCCGCGCAGCGCGTCCAAAGTGGATTCCAGTTCCTCGAAGGGCCGGTCTGGGTCGCCGACCCTGGATACCTGCTCGTGTCCGACCTCGGCCGGGCCAGCGGCGCCGAGCAGGTGCAGCCGTCGACGATCCACCGCCTGGTCCCACCGGCCGCGGCGGAGACGTTCGTCGCCGGCGCCGGCAGCAATGGCCTTGCGCTGAGCCCGGACGGGCAGCAGATCATCGCCGCGACCCACGACAACCGCACCGTCTCGGCGTTCAGCCTGTCCGACCGGGCCCGCACCGTGGTCGCCGGCAGCTACCAGGGGCGGGCCTTCAACTCGCCGAACGACGTCGCGGTCCGCGCGGACGGCGTCGTCTACTTCACCGACCCCTCCTTCCAGCGGGGCCGCCGGCCCGACCAGATGGGTGGACGGACCGGCGTCTTCCGGGTCGTGAACGGGCAGGTCGACCTCGTCGACGACACGGTCCGCCAGCCGAACGGCATCGCCCTGTCGCCCGACGGCAGCATCCTGTACGTCGGTGCGTTCGCGGAGAACCGCATCTACGCGTACCAGGTGCGGCCGGACGGCAGCACCGGGGAGCGGACAGTCTTCGCCACCATCGCCAGCCCGGACGGTGTGACCGTGGACTGCGCGGGCAACGTCTACTGGGTCTCGCACAGCGCGGGCCGGGTGCACGTGTTCTCGCCGGGCGGCGAGACGCTCGGCACGATCTCGTCGGGCCTGCAGGCCACCAACGCGGCCTTCGGCGGACCCGACCGCCGCACCCTGTACATCACCGCTGGCCAAAGTGGCAACTACGGGATCTACAGCATCGCGCTCGCCGTTCCCGGCTACCCGTACTGA